In Thermoanaerobaculia bacterium, the sequence TCAAGCGTGAGGGTGAATGGCGCATGCTCGCGCTACAGATGCAGCCAAGAGCATCGAAGCACTCTCCTTGACCGCTGATGCTCAATTTTCCCAGGAACGAGAGTTCGAGATTCTCAGGGTTGATCGCTGGTGCGGCGCAGTGCCAGAGCGCCGCGAGGAACTCATTCTTGCCTGTCACTAAGCTTCGCAGGCAGTCGCCTAACCATTCGCTGCAGCCGACGCGCCTGTTGCGCCACGGCTCGCTTCGCTCGGTGAACGCTGTGGGGCGCGCGGCTGAGCTCATGATCCGTTAGGCGACCTTGTGAACGCTGAAGAGCAGGACTCAACTTCGCTTGAGTTCTTCTATGACCCTCAACTCCGAGGGCAAGCGCGGATGGCGATGTGGCTCTGCGCTGGCTTTGGCCCATTGGTTCTTTTCCTTGCGACGAAGAGCCCACCGAAGACCACGGGAGATTTCTGGATCTTTGCTGGGCTTCTCGGTGTAGCGATTCTCGGGTTCCCGCTCGCCCGCTGGCTGTATCGCCTTCTGTCCGTCAAGGTTGTTGTCTCCGAGTCCGGTATCTCGACTGTCCGAGGTGACAACACCGAGTCGTTTTTCACCTGGTCCGAGATTGCGCGCCTAAGTTACAGTCGATTCAACATGCGATTGGTCCTGCACTCCCAGTCGCGCGATAGGCGACTCGCAGTCGAGAAACAGGTCGTTGAGTACGAGCGTCTTCGCGACGTGGTCCTAAAGCGCACGGGTCTGCCAATTGAAGTACGCTGGTGGTAGGTCGCCTAACCAGTCGCTCGAGCAGACGCGTTGGGCGCGCTCGGCCCGCTTCGCGGTTCGCCAATGGTGGCGCGCCGCTAAGTTCCAGATCCGATAGGCGGCACTCGGATCAGTCAAGAATGCTCGACCGCTCGGAAAAGAGGAGCCGACGATGACCCCAAGTGCCGCTCGCGAGAATCAGGTTGAGGCGAACAAGGCAACCGTCCGGCGCATGCTGTCGGACCTGAGCAACAGGAATGTCGCGGGCTTCACGGAGGCGCTCGCCTCGGATTATGTCCGCCACTCCCAGGCGATGCCTCCAGAGCTTCAGGAGCTTCGCGGGAGGAATGTGATGCACGAGTGGTTGAGCTCGTGCTTCGTCACGTTCCCGGACTATCACGAAGAGGTCGAGTGGCTGGTCGGTGAGGGCGACTTCGTCGCATGGCGCTCGCGAGCTAGAGGCACACAGGCGGGGCCGTTTGGACCATTCCCGCCGACGCACAGGCAGATGGACCTTGTCATCATCGGCATGCACCGCTTCGACGATGGGCTGGTGGCGGAAACCTGGACCTCGTGGGACAACCTTGCGGCGTTGACGCAACTGGGCCATATGGGCGGCGAAACATAGCGGTGCGAGGAGCAATGGAACGAGGCGAGGCGCGCCCTGACGCCTGACCAGTCGTTCGAGCGGACGCGTTCGGCGCCAGCGCCCGGCTTCGCCGGCCCGCCAATTGTGGCGCGCCGCTCAGCTCCAGATCCGTTAGACGGCGCTTGACCCGTTCCTTATACTCTTCGAGTGAAGGTCCGAGAGCTCATCCGGCTTCTTGAAAGGGACGGGTGGGTCGTCGTGCGGACCAGGGGGAGTCACCGGCAGTTTCATCATTCTTCGAAGCGCGGAACTGTGACCGTGTCTGGTGGACTAGGCGTGGATGTTCCGACAGGGACCTTGCGCAGCGCATTGAAGCAAGCCGGCCTGATCGAGGAAAAGGAGTAGGCGAATGCAATACCTAGTCGTCATTGAGAAGGGTGACTCGAGTTTTGGAGCCTATGTTCCTGATCTCCCTGGCTGCATTGCTGCCGCCGAGACGGAGGACGAAGTTCGGGTCCTGATTCGTGAAGCGATCGAGCTTCACATTGAAGGTTTGAAAGAGGATGGTGCGCCAATCCCACTTCCCTCCTCCTCGGGCACACTCGTTGAAGTGGGCGCCGCCTAACACCTATCAGGCCCCCGTCTGTCAACACCCGTAGCTTCTCTGTGACGAGCTTCTGCGCTCGTCGCGTCCGGCGGGACGTTCTCGCTCTTCATCGTCGCTGACTTGGCTTCGCGGTTCGGTGTTTCGCGACGTGGCGTCGCTGCACCCAACACCTATCGAGGCTCGTCGCGCACCGTGAGGCGCGTGGCTGCGGGGTTTGCCCGCGGCGTCCCAGAAGCTCCTTCGTGCCCTCGTTCCGTCCGATCGATTCGTGGACCTCGAAGGATCCGTTGGTTGCGGGCTCGAAGGAGGGGCGGCGTCGTAAAAAGAACAAGAGAATGGGAAGGGGAAGAAGCGCCGGCGTCTTTTCAATTCGGCTAGCTTTCCGATCGTGGGACTCCTGGACCGTTCCGTCGGGTGATCCGGTCGACAGCTGTAGACTTCCCGGCATATGGCACCTCGATCGAAGGACTGGTCGGCTGTCCCGGGACGGTCGTGGGAATGGGCCGAGGGCTCGTCCACCAGCGGCGTTCACACCTGCGAAGGCAAGCTCGTGTGGTGGACACGCCCGGGAGGCGCAGGCGGCTACTTCGGCGAAGTAGCATCGGAGCAGAGCTTCGACGCGTTTCTCGAGGCGGGTCCTGCCGTCTTCGTTCCCGACGACGTTGCCCGCGAGCTGCGAGCCCTCCTCGAAGCATCCGAGTGACTTGGCGGGTACGCAAACGTTGTCTGCCTTGCCGTGCGCGACGCGTCCAACATCGACGCAGTCGAGAGCGCTGCCCGACGTCGGTTGGACCTCCGGCTTCACCCCTCGGGTGCATGCGGACGGATCGCCCAACCCCACTTTACAGCGGCGGATAGCCGGGCCTTCGGCCGGACCTTGCCGCGGAACTCCTGCGCCGCCAGGCGCCAACCCATCCCTTCAGCGAGGTGACGTGATGCGTACCCGGTGGTTCGGCCTCCTTGTCGCTTTGGCAGCAGCCAGTCCCACGCTGGCGCAAAGTCCGGCGCCGGCGCCGGCGAAGGCCCCACCGCAGGCAACCGCGATCCGCTCGACAGAGATCCTGGCGGAGGCGCAGCGCAACCCTGCCGGCGCCCTCGCGGACTCCGTGCTGCGGGTCGTTCCGATCGAGTCGAGCTACAACGTCGGAGTTTCGGTCGTCCGCCGCTCTCGGGTGGAGGGAAAGACGCCGCCGGATGCGATTGTGCATGACGCCATTACCGAGGTCTATCAGATCCTCGAAGGCAGGGGCGTGCTCGTCACCGGGGGGACGCTCGAAGCTCCCACCGCCTTCCCCCTCGACGGTCCGATTGTCCGTCAGATCATCGGACCGAGCGCCTTCGGCAAGGTGATTCTGGGCGGGACACGACAGGAGGTCGGGCCAGGAGACATTGTGGTCATCCCTCCGCACACCGCTCATGGCTTCGTCGAGATCACGACGGAGCAGATCCTCTACACGCTCATTCGGATCGATCCACAGCAGCTCCTCGAGTTGCGCAGCAAATCGAACTGACGGCCTCTCAGTCGCCGCCAGACAGTTCCTCCAGGCCGCTAGTCCAGATCGCTGAAGGTGCTAGCCTTTCCCATCGTCAGCGTCCTTCGGCGTTGTTGTGCGCCGGCTGGTCGACACCTCCGGCGCCATCCAGGACGATTGGATCGGCAGACCACTCGACCCATCATGCGAAACCGTGCTTTCTAGGGGCATCTTCAGATCATGAACGCCTCACAGCTGAACACTCAGTCTGCGGCCGAGCGACGGGCGGCGGAAGCCGCATTGCGTGCGCTGATCGCCAGGTTCGCTCCCGCGCAGGTAAGGCTCGTCGGCGCGCTGCGACGGTCTCTCCTCGAGCGACTGCCGACCGCCCATGAGCTGGTGTACGAATACCGCGACTGGATCGTCATCAGCTATTCGCCGAGCGAGCGCGGCTACGAGGGCGTGCTTGCGATCCGCGCGGACGCTGCGGGGGTGAAGCTGTACTTCAACAGTGGCAAGGGATTGCCGGATCCCGAGAAGCTGCTGCGGGGCTCCGGAACCCAGGCGCGGTGGGTTTCCGTGGAGAGCGCGTCCACCCTCGCCCGTCCGGCGATCGTGCGCCTGGTCGACGAGGCCCTCGCTCGCAGCGGCGTGCCGTTCCCGAGCACCGGCCGCGGGCCGATCGTCATCCGTTCGGCTTCGAAGAAGAAGGGTTGAATTGCCCGTTACCTCTCGAGGCCGGAGTTGTTCTTCCCGGCAAGGATGGCAACCATTGGAAGTCGCCGCCTCGTCTTTGCGAGTATTCTTGACAGGCAGCTCTTCTGGACGTTGGGGTCCAGCGAAGAGATCCAGCGGTCGCCTTCTGTGTCGGCGGCGTTGGATGGCATCGACCTCATGCAGGCAATCGTCCGCGCTGCACGCCGACTCTACGCTCCACGACTCAAAAGGAGCCCGCTCACAGGCGCAGCTCCGGTGAGGCTCTGCTGGGATGCGCCGGTGAGCTCGGGATCTGTTAGGCCGCTTTGGAGATCGCTGAATTGGAACTCGACAGTCATTTTCTCTGGTTCGTGCTCGCCGGCTTCGTCGCGCAACTGATCGATGGTGCGCTCGGAATGGCCTATGGAGTCTCGGCCTCGAGCCTGTTGATGTCCTTCGGACTTCCGCCTGCGGTGGTGAGTGCGACGGTACACGCGGCCGAGTGCTTCTCGACGGGAGCCTCCGCGATCTCGCACCGGGCTTTCGGAAACGTCAACACGGCGCTGTTCCGTCGCCTGCTCGTTCCCGCCGTCCTGGGTGCCGTGGTCGGCGCCTATTTGTTGGCGAGCTTTCCCGGCGAGGCGATGCGGCCCGTGATCGCGGTCTATCTTCTCGGCATGGGGGCGATCATCATCGTCAAGGCATTTCGGGAGTTTCCGCCGCGAACGGTGTCGACGCATCTGGCTCCTCTCGGATTCGTGGGTGCCTTCGTCGACGCTGTCGGTGGTGGCGGGTGGGGGCCCATCGTCGCGAGCACGCTCATCGCGCGCGGAAATGACGTGCGGAGCACGGTTGGAAGCGTGAATGCGGTGGAGTTCTTCGTCACCGTTGCGGCGTCCATCACGTTCCTGGCAACGATCGGCCTCAGCAACTGGTCCGTCATTCTGGCCCTGGCGCTGGGCGGCCTGCTGGCGGCTCCGCTGGGGGCCTGGGCGTGCCGACATGTTCCAGTCAAGCCCTTCATGGTCGGAGTCGGCGTCCTGGTCTGTCTCCTCAGCCTGCGTACACTGATTCAGTACGTCCGCGCGGCCTAGCCTCTGCTTTCGGCTGCGGATGCGAGCACTTCGCTATTCCATCCATGTCTCGTTGTTCCGGCTCGGGTCGAGTTGCGAACGGGACGGCATACGGGGGGAGACAAGAGCCATGAAGAGAAGCGGGCTGTTTCAAGGGGCTACCGTCGCGGCGCTTTTCTTTGCTGCCTGCGCGGCGCCGACGAGTGAATCGGTGGAGAATGCGAGCACCGAAGCGGCCGGGCCAGTCGCGCCGACGCCCACCGCGGAGGCGCTGCTCGCCCTCGAGAGGGAGGCGAACGAGGCCTATTTCAAGGGTGACGCGGCGTCTTTCGCGGGGCTGTTGAACGAACCGTTCGTCATGCTCGGGGCGGACGGCGCGCGCCTGGACAAGACGGCAACCACCGAGATGGTTGCCGGCGTCCGGTGCGATGTGGAAGACGGCTGGACGCTCGATGAGCCGCGACTTTCGAAGATCGATGCCGACATCTACGTGCTCAGCTACAGGAGCACGGTCGATGGCACCTGCACGCTCGATGGCAGGACCGAGAAGGCCCTGAGCTCCGTGCGGGCGGCGACCGTCTGGGTCCGGAGCGGCGAGACGTGGCGGGCAGCCTTTCACGGCGAGAACCCGATCTTCGATCCCCGAACCGGCGAAGCGCCCCCCGCCGAGACAGCGAAGAAGATGGAGGCGTCGAGCCAGGACGCCGGGGCCGCGCTGGAGGCGAGGCCGGGGGCTCCCGCCGCCGACCCTGCCACCGCCGCGATGGTGGCGATCGAAACCGCGGTCTGGGAGGGCTGGAAGGCGCGCGACGCCAAAGTCCTCGAAGAGCTGACGGCAGACGACCTTGCCTTCGTCGATATCTTCGGCAACGTCACGTCCGGCAAGGCCGAGACCCTCCGCTTCTGGACCGGGCATTCGTGCGAAGTGAAGAGCGTTCGCGTGGCCGACGGCGCGCGCACCTCCCTCTCTTCGACCGTGGCCATCCTGACCTTCAAGGGAATCCTCGAAGGCACATGCGGCGGCCAGAAGTTTCCCCTGATCCACGGGACATCGGTCTACACGAAGGACGGTGATGCCTGGAGGCTCGCGTTCACGCTGAATCATCTGGTGCGGCGGCAGGGCTGAGCGCTGCTCAGAGCGGGAGGAGCCCCAGGCCGACGGGCGACTCCCTGGCGACGAAGGCGCGGAAAGCGCGCTGGCGGGCCTCGATTTCGGCGGCGAGCGACACGAAGTCGGGGAGCTCGTGGAGCGTCGCGAGGGCAGCGTCCTTGCGCATCCAGGGGGCGTCCCAGTAGCCGAGGTTCGCGGCCTTGCGGATCCACTCGAGAGCGGCGGGGGCGTCGCCCAGCAGGGCGTGCACTTTGGCGATCCAGTAGGTGAACGTGCCGTCAGCGGCCGCGCCGGGCTCGGCGGTGACGAGCAGTTCGCGCGCCCGGGCCCGCGCCGTGCCGCCGATGCCACCGATGCCACCGATGCCGCCGATACCGCCAGCGTCGGTGGGGTCGCCGGGCTCGGTGGCCAGGACGAAGGCGAGGACGCCCTGGGCGATCGGATCGGCGGGGTCGAGCGCGTAGGCCTGCTCGATCCAGCGGCGCGCCTCGGCGTGATCGCCGGCGTACCAGGCGGCGATGCCACGCCAGTAGTTGTAGTGCGCGAACTTCGGCCGCCGGGCGACCAGCGCCGACGCCTCGGCGCGGGCCTCGTCGAGGCGGCCCTCGTAGATCAGCACCGAGAGCCGGCGGATCGAATAGGCGAAGCGGTCGTCGAGCGCCGCCGCGCGCTGCTGCGCGGCGAGCGACGCCGCCCAGAGCCCCGCGTTCTTGAACAGGTAGGACAGACCGTCCCAGGCGGCGGCGTGTGCCGGGGAGCGCTCGACAGCGCGCGCGAAGTCGAGGAAAGCGCGTTCGTTCTCGCCGCGTTCGAGGTGGATGAGGCCGAGGACCGTGCGCGCCTCGATCGAGCCGGGCTCGAGGACCAGCGCCTCGGAGACCGCCTGCTCGGCGCGCGCATAGAGCTCGACGTCGCCCGCGAACTCGGCGGTCTCGGCGTCGTGGCGGCCCAGCCGCACCAGGAGTGCGGCGCGCTGCGCCACCGACGCCTCGGGCGGGAGCTTCGCCGCGAGCTCGAGCGCCTTGGCGAGGAGCGGCCGCGCGTCGCGCGGGTTGCGCGCCGCGGCGAGCTCGGCGGCGGCCAGGGTGTGCTCGATGGCGCGCGGAAGATCGCGGCCCAACTCGAAGTGCAGCGCCAGGGCGACGCGCACCGTCTCCAGCCGGCCGGCGTGGAGAGCCACCAGCGCCTCGGCGGTCAGCAGGTGCTTCGCGGCCCGGCGCTTCGGTGCCAGGGTGTCGTAGAAGGCGTGCTGATAGAGCGAATGCACGAAGCGGTAGCGCTGGCTCGAATGGCCGCCGGCGAGCTCGAGATCGCCGATCGGCTCGACCAGGCGATGGGCAGCCTGGAGCGTCCGCAAGCGCTCTTCGATCTCCATTTCGTCGCGCTCGGTGAGACGCGCCACGACGGCGGCGGTGAACTCGAGGCCTTCGACGCTCGCCACGGAGAGCATCCGGCGGTCGGCGTCGTCGAGCCGGTCGACCTTGTCGCGGATGAGCGCCACGATCCCTTCCGGGACGATCCTGTCCATCGAGTCGAGCGAGCGCGCGAGCACCACGCGGTCGCCGTCGCGGGCGACCGCCCCCGACTGCAGGAGGTGGTTGAGGACGTTCAGGAGAAAGAGCGGGTTGCCCTCGGTGCGGCGCAGCGCGAACTCCACGAGCTCTCTTGGCGGCGGCGCTCCGAGCTCGCGTTCGAGGAAGGCCGCGACCTCGCTGCCGGCGAACGGCGCCGGGGAGATCTCGCTCCAGGGGAGGTTGCCGCGGCCGAGACTGGCGAGCGCGGCGCGCAGCGGGTGGCGCTGGGACTCGATGTCGGCCGGGCGGTAGGTTCCGACCAGCATCAGCTTCAGGTTCTCCAGCCGCGGCGCGAGATAGACCAGCAGCTCGACGCTCGCCGGATCGGCCCACTGCAGGTCTTCGAGCAGCAGGACCAGCGGGCGGGGATCGCCAGCGGGGCCCGCGGCGCCGGCGCCCCCGCTACCTGCGATCGCCGCGACGAAGGCCGCGAACTCGCGGGGCATGCGGTCGCGCGAACGCATGCCGGCGAGCGCCTCGCCCGCTACGGCGTCGGTTTCGGTCGCGAGGCCCGGGAAATGCACCGCCCAGGTCGGCGCGAGCTCGAGGAGCCGCGGCGCGAGCCACGCGCGCTCGCCGCCGGCGAGGAGATTCCCGAGAGCATCGAGGAAGGGGGAGTAGGCCTCCGCCGAACCGAAATGCTCCGGCGAACGCCCGAGCGCGAGCAGGGCCCGCGGGGCGGTCATCCGCGCCCGGCGCAGAAAGGCGTGCGCCAGGGTCGATTTGCCGGCTCCGGGCTCGCCGGCGATGGTGACGAGCTGCCCGCTGCCGGCGGCGGCCATCTCCAGGAGCTCGGTGAGCCACGCGAGCTCCTCGCCGCGCCCGATCGGCTCGGGCGGAGCGCCGCTCGAACGGTCGCGCACCGCGCGCCGCAAGCGCGCCGCGGCGCCGGACTGGGCGACGGGAGTCGCCGCCGCAGCGACGAACGGCACCGGGTTCTCGTCCGTCTGCTCCTCGCACGCCCGCTCGAGTCCGGCGAGAAACTCTCCGGCGGAGGGCGGGCGCGCGTCGGGATTCTTGGCGAGCGCCCGCATCACGGCGAGCGACAGCGCCCGGCCGAGCCGCGGCGCGACCGTGTGCGGCGGCCGCGGCTCCTCGGTGAGATGGGCGAGGAGGACCTCCTGCGCCGTGCCGCGGCGGAACGGCACCTCGCCGGTGAGCAGGGTGTAGGCGATGACGCCGAGGCTGTAGATGTCGCTCGCCGTGCCGGCCGGTCGCCCCTGGCACTGTTCGGGACTCATGAAGAACGGTGAGCCGATGGCGTGGCCGCCGGTGAGCCCGGGGTCTTCGCTGTCGAGCATCCGGGCCAGGCCGAAGTCGGCGACCTTGGCGACCCCGCCGTTGAAGAGGATGTTGCCGGGTTTCAGGTCGCGATGGACGATCCCCTGGCGGTGTGCCGCGTCGACCGCCGCGGCGATGCCGCCGAGCAGGTGGACGACCTCGGCGGCGGGCAACGCGCCGCGGTCGGCGATGCGCTCGGAGAGCGCACCGCCCTCGCAGAACTCCATCGCGAGGTAAGGCTCGCCCTCTTCGGTGCGGCCGAAGTCGAAGACCGTGACGACGTGCGGGTGCACCAGGGCGCCGGCGGCACGGGCCTCGCGGCGAAAGCGCGCGAAGGCGACCGGCGAGGGAAAGAGCTCCGAGAGCAGGACCTTGATCGCGACCGGCCGGTCCATCTCCTCGTGCAGCGCCCGATAGACGACGCCGGCACCCCCCTCACCGACGCGCTCGAGGACCCGGTAGCGGCGGTCGAGAAGGCCTCCCAGTCGCGGCTCGCTCGCACTCAAGACGACTCCCCCCTCAGGGTCCCTCCCAGCCTGAAAATGAGTCGCGAGCGTAACACGAGGCCGCGCAGCGAAGCCCCCCGCAAGGGGCGGATGAAGCGCGCCGGAACCCTCTAGAATGAGGTTGCGATGATCCAGGGGAAGCGCGTCTGCGTCGTGATGCCGGCCTACAACGCCGCGGCGACCCTGGAGCCGACCTGGGCCGAGATCGACCGCACGGTGGTCGATCGCATCCTGCTGGTGGACGACGCCTCGGCCGACGACACCGTCGCGGTGGCCAGGAAGCTCGGAATCGAAACCCACCTGCATCCGCAGAACCGGGGCTACGGCGGCAACCAGAAGAGCTGCTACGCCGCGGCGCTCGCCGGACCCGAAGAGATCATCATCATGCTCCATCCCGACTACCAGTACACGCCGCGTCTGGTGCCGGCGATGGCGGCGATGATCGCCTACGGCGAGTACGACATCGTGCTCGGCTCGCGCATCCTCGGCAACGGCGCCCTCGCCGGTGGCATGCCGCTCTACAAGTACGTCGCGAACCGCGCCCTCACCCTGGTCGAGAACCTCCTCCTCGGCCAGAAGCTCTCGGAGTACCACACGGGGCTGCGGGCCTTCCGGCGCGAGGTGCTGGAGGCGCTCCCCCTGGAACGCAACTCCGACGATTTCGTCTTCGACAACGAGATCCTCGTGCAGGCGTTCGCGGCGCGCTTCCGCGTCGGCGAGCTCTCCTGCCCCACGAAGTACTTTCCCGAAGCGTCGACGATCCACTTCGCGCCCTCGGTACGTTACGGCTTCGGCGTGCTGCGCGCGGCGTTCGCCGGCTTCCTGGCCCGGGCCGGACTCTTCCGCGCGGGCTTCCTGCCCTCGCCGCAGGCATCTGGCGCGCCGGGCGCCGGGGCGAACCCGCGTCGATGAGCGCCGTCGTCGATGTCATCGTGGTGGGCGGCGGGCCGGTCGGGCTCGCGGCGGCGATCGCGGCGCGCGCCCACGGACTCTCGGTGCGGCTGGTCGATCGCCAGCGGCCGCCGATCGACAAGGCCTGCGGCGAAGGGCTGATGCCGGCCGGGGTGCAGGCACTCGCAGCGCTCGGGGTGCGCATGCCGGAACGCTCGATGCCGTTCCGGGGGATCCGCTACCTTTCGGATGGCGTCGTGGCCGAGGCCGACTTTCCCGGCGCGGTGTCGGGCGGCGCCGGCCGCGGCATCCGGCGGACCGAGCTCCACGCCGCCATGGTCGAGCGCGCCGCCGAGGTCGGGGTCGAGCTCGTCTGGGGGAGCCGTGTCGAGTCCGCCCGGGCCGGGCAAGTGCGCACTGCGACGGCCAGCTGGCCCTGCCGCTTCGTGGTCGGCGCCGACGGGCTGCGCTCGGGGCTCCGCCGCGCGGCGGGTCTCGAGGTTGCCAAAGAGGGGACCGGCGCCGCCGCATGGGATCCCAGGGCGCGCTTCGGCGTCACGCGCCACCTGCGCCTTGCGCCGGCATTGGAAATGGAACGGGTCGAGGTCGTCTTCGGCGCCGCCGCCGAGGCGTACCTCACGCCGCTCGCCCCCGACGAGATCGGCGTCGCGATCCTCTGGAGCGGCGGCAAAGGCGGCTTCGACGAGCTCCTGACGACACGCTTCCCTCCCGGGCTCGCCGAGCGGCTCGCCGGAGGCACCGCTCTCGGCCGGGATCACGGCGCGGGGCCCTTCCGCCAGCGGACGCGCGGCGCCGTCGCCGGCGGCGGACGGATCGCACTGGTCGGCGACGCCGCGGGTTACGTCGATGCGTTGACCGGTGAGGGGCTGTCGCTCGGCTTCGAGTCAGCGCTCCTGCTTGGCGAAGCCCTGGCGGCGGACGACCTCACGCACTACGCGCGGCGCCTTCCCCGACTCATCGCGCTGCCTTCCGGCCTCACCCGACTCCTGCTCGCGATCGCGCGGCGCCCCTGGCTGCGCCGCCGGCTGGTCGCCGCGCTCGCCGCCGACCCGGTCCTGTTCGGAAACTTCCTCGGCCTGCTCGGCGCCCGGCGCCCGCTGCGCGAGCTCCTCGTCGGCCGCGCGCTGCGGCTCTGCGGTCGCCTCGCCCGCCCTCTGCCGGCGGGCCTCGCGCCGGGCCGCGCGACGCCAGCATGAACGCCTTCGTCGCCGCCGTCCTCGCCCGCCGCCGGACGGTGCAGGGCCTCTTCGCCCTGCTCGTCGTCGCCATGCTGCCGGGCCTCGCGCGGCTCGAAACCGACAACTCGGCGGCGGTCTTCTTTCTCGCCGGCTCGGGCGAGGTGGCCCGCTACGACGCGTTCGTCGAGCGCTTCGGTTCCGATACCGGCCTGCGCATCGTGGTTTCCGGGGAGGGGCTCTTCTCCTCCGAGGGGCTCGCCTTCCTCGCCCGCCTCGAGGAGGAGTCGGCGCGGCTCGACGGCGTGCGCAACGTGACCGGCCCGGTCGGCCACCACCGGATGCGTCTGCCCGCGTTTCCGCCCGCGGATCCGCGGACGTTTCGCGACCTGCTGCTCGGGAATCCGCTGGATCGTGCGGCCGGGTTCGTCAGTGCGACCGGCGAAGAGGTGTCGATCCTGCTCGAGCTCGAGCGCCATCTGGGCGCCCGGCAGGAGGGGCTGCTCAGCGAGCTCGAGCGCCGGATCGCCGCGCCGCCCGCCGGCGTCGTCGTGACGATGGTCGGCGAAGCGATGTTCCAGCGCGCCCTGAACGCCTCGGGGCGCGAGGTCGAACGCGTCTACTTTCCGCTCCTGCTGGCGCTCGCTGCGCTCCTCCTCGCGGCCACCTTTCGCGAGGCCGGGGCGGTCGTGCTGCCGCTCGCGTTCGTCGCCACGGTCGAGATCGTGGTGCTTGGCGCGATGGGCTACGCCGGCGTCAAGCTCAATCTCGTCGTCGCCATCCTGCCGCCCATCCTCTTCGTCATCGCCCTCGCCTCTGCCGTGCATCTGATGCTGCGCTGCCGCGATATCGAGGCTTCCCAGGGTCCGGATGGCGAGAGCGCGATCGCCGCGACGCTCGCCACCTATCGCGACAAGGGTCGGGCGCTCTTCTGGACCACGGTCTCGACGCTCGCCGGCTTCGCCTCGCTCGCGGTGACGCCGGTGGCGCCGATCCGCACGCTCGGCCTCTGGGCAGGGCTCGGCCTCGCCTTCTCCGGCGCGGCGGCGTTCACGCTGCTGCCGTGTCTGCTTGCCCGCACGATGGCGCGCCGCGCCGCCCTGCCCGAGCGCGCCTTCGAGCTGCGTCTGCAGAGCCTCGGGCGCCGGGTGACCGAGCTCGCCGCCGATCACCGCGCCTGGGTACTGGCGATCTACGCCGGGCTGGCGCTCGTCGCAGCCGCCGGCTTGCCGCGCCTGTCGGTGGCGAGCAACGCCCTGCACTATCTCGCTCCGG encodes:
- a CDS encoding ester cyclase, which translates into the protein MTPSAARENQVEANKATVRRMLSDLSNRNVAGFTEALASDYVRHSQAMPPELQELRGRNVMHEWLSSCFVTFPDYHEEVEWLVGEGDFVAWRSRARGTQAGPFGPFPPTHRQMDLVIIGMHRFDDGLVAETWTSWDNLAALTQLGHMGGET
- a CDS encoding type II toxin-antitoxin system HicA family toxin — protein: MKVRELIRLLERDGWVVVRTRGSHRQFHHSSKRGTVTVSGGLGVDVPTGTLRSALKQAGLIEEKE
- a CDS encoding glycosyltransferase family 2 protein, whose translation is MIQGKRVCVVMPAYNAAATLEPTWAEIDRTVVDRILLVDDASADDTVAVARKLGIETHLHPQNRGYGGNQKSCYAAALAGPEEIIIMLHPDYQYTPRLVPAMAAMIAYGEYDIVLGSRILGNGALAGGMPLYKYVANRALTLVENLLLGQKLSEYHTGLRAFRREVLEALPLERNSDDFVFDNEILVQAFAARFRVGELSCPTKYFPEASTIHFAPSVRYGFGVLRAAFAGFLARAGLFRAGFLPSPQASGAPGAGANPRR
- a CDS encoding nuclear transport factor 2 family protein, with protein sequence MKRSGLFQGATVAALFFAACAAPTSESVENASTEAAGPVAPTPTAEALLALEREANEAYFKGDAASFAGLLNEPFVMLGADGARLDKTATTEMVAGVRCDVEDGWTLDEPRLSKIDADIYVLSYRSTVDGTCTLDGRTEKALSSVRAATVWVRSGETWRAAFHGENPIFDPRTGEAPPAETAKKMEASSQDAGAALEARPGAPAADPATAAMVAIETAVWEGWKARDAKVLEELTADDLAFVDIFGNVTSGKAETLRFWTGHSCEVKSVRVADGARTSLSSTVAILTFKGILEGTCGGQKFPLIHGTSVYTKDGDAWRLAFTLNHLVRRQG
- a CDS encoding AraC family ligand binding domain-containing protein, with protein sequence MRTRWFGLLVALAAASPTLAQSPAPAPAKAPPQATAIRSTEILAEAQRNPAGALADSVLRVVPIESSYNVGVSVVRRSRVEGKTPPDAIVHDAITEVYQILEGRGVLVTGGTLEAPTAFPLDGPIVRQIIGPSAFGKVILGGTRQEVGPGDIVVIPPHTAHGFVEITTEQILYTLIRIDPQQLLELRSKSN
- a CDS encoding sulfite exporter TauE/SafE family protein — protein: MAYGVSASSLLMSFGLPPAVVSATVHAAECFSTGASAISHRAFGNVNTALFRRLLVPAVLGAVVGAYLLASFPGEAMRPVIAVYLLGMGAIIIVKAFREFPPRTVSTHLAPLGFVGAFVDAVGGGGWGPIVASTLIARGNDVRSTVGSVNAVEFFVTVAASITFLATIGLSNWSVILALALGGLLAAPLGAWACRHVPVKPFMVGVGVLVCLLSLRTLIQYVRAA
- a CDS encoding protein kinase codes for the protein MSASEPRLGGLLDRRYRVLERVGEGGAGVVYRALHEEMDRPVAIKVLLSELFPSPVAFARFRREARAAGALVHPHVVTVFDFGRTEEGEPYLAMEFCEGGALSERIADRGALPAAEVVHLLGGIAAAVDAAHRQGIVHRDLKPGNILFNGGVAKVADFGLARMLDSEDPGLTGGHAIGSPFFMSPEQCQGRPAGTASDIYSLGVIAYTLLTGEVPFRRGTAQEVLLAHLTEEPRPPHTVAPRLGRALSLAVMRALAKNPDARPPSAGEFLAGLERACEEQTDENPVPFVAAAATPVAQSGAAARLRRAVRDRSSGAPPEPIGRGEELAWLTELLEMAAAGSGQLVTIAGEPGAGKSTLAHAFLRRARMTAPRALLALGRSPEHFGSAEAYSPFLDALGNLLAGGERAWLAPRLLELAPTWAVHFPGLATETDAVAGEALAGMRSRDRMPREFAAFVAAIAGSGGAGAAGPAGDPRPLVLLLEDLQWADPASVELLVYLAPRLENLKLMLVGTYRPADIESQRHPLRAALASLGRGNLPWSEISPAPFAGSEVAAFLERELGAPPPRELVEFALRRTEGNPLFLLNVLNHLLQSGAVARDGDRVVLARSLDSMDRIVPEGIVALIRDKVDRLDDADRRMLSVASVEGLEFTAAVVARLTERDEMEIEERLRTLQAAHRLVEPIGDLELAGGHSSQRYRFVHSLYQHAFYDTLAPKRRAAKHLLTAEALVALHAGRLETVRVALALHFELGRDLPRAIEHTLAAAELAAARNPRDARPLLAKALELAAKLPPEASVAQRAALLVRLGRHDAETAEFAGDVELYARAEQAVSEALVLEPGSIEARTVLGLIHLERGENERAFLDFARAVERSPAHAAAWDGLSYLFKNAGLWAASLAAQQRAAALDDRFAYSIRRLSVLIYEGRLDEARAEASALVARRPKFAHYNYWRGIAAWYAGDHAEARRWIEQAYALDPADPIAQGVLAFVLATEPGDPTDAGGIGGIGGIGGIGGTARARARELLVTAEPGAAADGTFTYWIAKVHALLGDAPAALEWIRKAANLGYWDAPWMRKDAALATLHELPDFVSLAAEIEARQRAFRAFVARESPVGLGLLPL
- a CDS encoding type II toxin-antitoxin system HicB family antitoxin — its product is MQYLVVIEKGDSSFGAYVPDLPGCIAAAETEDEVRVLIREAIELHIEGLKEDGAPIPLPSSSGTLVEVGAA